One segment of Nocardioides sp. QY071 DNA contains the following:
- a CDS encoding DUF4307 domain-containing protein produces MSTSPDDPGTLAQRYGAPSRGRRTAVVVGAGAVVVVFLGWLLWAMLFHANPAVSSEEIGHEVVDDHTATIRVRVTYGDGPVDATCVARAISHDKAVVGEQSFTPGRDDEAVQEVTVRTERRATTVEWIGCKTSGQTRYR; encoded by the coding sequence GTGAGCACCTCTCCCGACGATCCCGGCACCCTGGCCCAGCGCTACGGCGCTCCGTCCCGCGGTCGTCGCACGGCGGTCGTGGTGGGTGCCGGCGCGGTCGTGGTCGTCTTCCTCGGCTGGCTGCTGTGGGCGATGCTCTTCCACGCCAACCCGGCGGTCTCCTCCGAGGAGATCGGGCACGAGGTGGTCGACGACCACACCGCGACGATCCGGGTCCGGGTGACGTACGGCGACGGCCCGGTCGACGCGACCTGCGTGGCGCGCGCGATCTCCCACGACAAGGCGGTGGTCGGCGAGCAGAGCTTCACGCCCGGCCGCGACGACGAAGCCGTGCAGGAGGTGACCGTGCGCACCGAGCGCCGGGCCACCACGGTCGAGTGGATCGGCTGCAAGACCTCGGGACAGACCCGCTACCGGTAG
- the greA gene encoding transcription elongation factor GreA, translated as MTQTDQSGQNTIWLTQDAYDKLQAELEHLQGPRRAEIVAEISAARDEGDLKENGGYHAAREEQGKNEARIIQLKDMLRRAEVGETPPDDGVVEPGMVVTYKFEGDDDDEAESFLLGAREIDPEGLTVYSPQSPLGQAINGRSKGDTVSYEVNGKTQTVVILDARPFTG; from the coding sequence ATGACGCAGACCGACCAGAGCGGCCAGAACACGATCTGGCTGACCCAGGACGCCTACGACAAGCTGCAGGCCGAGCTGGAGCACCTCCAAGGGCCCCGCCGCGCCGAGATCGTTGCCGAGATCAGTGCTGCGCGCGACGAGGGTGACCTGAAGGAGAACGGCGGCTACCACGCCGCCCGCGAGGAGCAGGGCAAGAACGAGGCCCGCATCATCCAGCTCAAGGACATGCTCCGTCGCGCCGAGGTCGGCGAGACCCCTCCCGACGACGGCGTCGTCGAGCCGGGCATGGTCGTGACCTACAAGTTCGAGGGCGATGACGACGACGAGGCGGAGTCCTTCCTCCTCGGCGCGCGCGAGATCGACCCCGAGGGCCTGACGGTCTACTCGCCGCAGTCGCCGCTGGGCCAGGCCATCAACGGCCGCAGCAAGGGCGACACGGTGTCCTACGAGGTCAACGGCAAGACCCAGACCGTGGTCATCCTCGACGCACGGCCCTTCACCGGTTGA
- a CDS encoding AI-2E family transporter produces MTSDGATEPEDPTTAEAEENAVEEAEEDEPPLGPDEGEREERLFRRFAHQWALLREERDERRHEPPSFSTGPSNLRRAEVPYGLDLAAGWAWRLLLIAGAGYLLLWLVGYFAVVTVPLAVALLISALAAPFAQGVNRAGLPRGLSALLVVITGFAVVGMLLTFAGQQVAAGANDLADSTVQGLQEIRDWLRDGPLHASDSQINDYIKSAQDLITERSKDGGVITQVTEVGAALGHVVAGFFIALFATYFFLADGDRIWSWVVRIAPRAARERVDSSGRVAWLSLVQFVRATVVVALVDAVGIAIGAAILKVPFVLAIGVLVFLGAFVPMIGATIAGSVAILVALVDQGPVTALLMLAVVIGVQQLEGHVLQPFLLGRWVSLHPLGVILAIACGVLVAGIAGALVAVPLAAAANAVVLHLAEMAEMAEPPASEEETGGPEESAGQPA; encoded by the coding sequence GTGACCAGCGACGGCGCGACCGAGCCCGAGGACCCGACGACCGCGGAGGCGGAGGAGAACGCGGTCGAGGAGGCGGAGGAGGACGAGCCGCCCCTGGGCCCCGACGAGGGCGAGCGGGAGGAGCGGCTGTTCCGTCGCTTCGCCCACCAGTGGGCGCTGCTGCGCGAGGAGCGGGACGAGCGGCGGCACGAACCGCCGTCGTTCAGCACCGGTCCGTCCAACCTGCGCCGAGCCGAGGTGCCCTACGGCCTGGACCTTGCGGCCGGCTGGGCCTGGCGGCTGCTGCTGATCGCGGGCGCGGGCTACCTGCTGCTGTGGCTGGTCGGCTACTTCGCGGTGGTCACCGTGCCGCTCGCGGTGGCGCTGCTGATCAGCGCGCTGGCGGCGCCGTTCGCGCAAGGGGTGAACCGGGCCGGGCTGCCGCGCGGCCTGTCCGCATTGCTCGTGGTGATCACCGGGTTCGCCGTGGTCGGCATGCTGCTGACCTTCGCCGGACAGCAGGTGGCCGCGGGTGCCAACGACCTCGCGGACTCCACCGTGCAGGGCCTGCAGGAGATCCGCGACTGGCTGCGCGACGGCCCCCTGCACGCCAGCGACTCGCAGATCAACGACTACATCAAGAGTGCGCAGGACCTGATCACCGAGCGGTCCAAGGACGGCGGGGTCATCACCCAGGTCACCGAGGTCGGTGCGGCGCTCGGCCACGTCGTGGCGGGCTTCTTCATCGCGCTGTTCGCGACCTACTTCTTCCTCGCCGACGGCGACCGGATCTGGTCGTGGGTGGTCCGGATCGCGCCGCGCGCCGCCCGCGAGCGGGTCGACAGCTCGGGCCGGGTGGCCTGGCTGTCGCTGGTGCAGTTCGTCCGCGCCACCGTCGTGGTCGCGCTCGTCGACGCTGTCGGCATCGCGATCGGTGCCGCGATCCTCAAGGTGCCGTTCGTGCTGGCGATCGGCGTGCTGGTCTTCCTCGGCGCCTTCGTGCCGATGATCGGTGCCACCATCGCCGGCAGCGTCGCGATCCTGGTCGCGCTCGTCGACCAGGGCCCGGTCACCGCGCTGCTCATGCTCGCCGTCGTGATCGGCGTGCAGCAGCTCGAGGGCCACGTCCTGCAGCCGTTCCTGCTCGGGCGCTGGGTCTCGCTGCACCCGCTCGGCGTGATCCTCGCGATCGCCTGCGGCGTTCTGGTCGCCGGCATCGCGGGCGCGCTGGTCGCCGTACCGCTGGCCGCGGCCGCGAACGCGGTGGTCCTGCACCTGGCCGAAATGGCCGAAATGGCCGAACCGCCGGCCTCCGAGGAGGAGACCGGCGGTCCGGAGGAGTCAGCAGGTCAGCCTGCGTAG
- a CDS encoding cystathionine gamma-synthase, protein MSDNHIDEHLDGAGFETRAIHAGYAPDPTTGAVIPPIYATSTYAQDGVGGLRSGYEYSRSANPTRTALESTLAALEGGAHGYAFASGLAAEDTLIRALCKPGDHVVLPNDAYGGTFRLFDKVATVWGVEHSPAPVTDVDAVRAAIRPGVTRMVWVETPTNPLLSIGDIEALAAVAHDAGALLVVDNTFASSYLQQPLALGADVVVHSTTKYAGGHSDVVGGALVVDDDALAERIGFHQNSIGGVAGPFDSWLVLRGLKTLALRMERHSDNAEKVADFLSRHPAVSQVIYPGLADHPGHAVASRQMRRYGGMVSFRVKGGEEQALAICAATKVFTLGESLGGVESLIEHPGRMTHASVAGTDLEVPADLVRLSVGIETSEDQLADLARALETTV, encoded by the coding sequence GTGAGCGACAACCACATCGACGAGCACCTCGACGGCGCCGGCTTCGAGACCCGGGCCATCCACGCCGGCTACGCACCCGACCCGACGACCGGCGCGGTGATCCCGCCCATCTACGCGACCTCGACCTACGCCCAGGACGGTGTGGGCGGGCTGCGGAGCGGCTACGAGTACAGCCGCTCGGCCAACCCCACGCGCACCGCGCTGGAGTCGACCCTGGCGGCGCTCGAGGGCGGCGCACACGGGTACGCCTTCGCCTCCGGGCTCGCGGCCGAGGACACCCTGATCCGGGCGCTGTGCAAGCCGGGCGACCACGTGGTGCTCCCCAACGACGCGTACGGCGGCACCTTCCGTCTCTTCGACAAGGTCGCCACGGTCTGGGGTGTCGAGCACAGCCCGGCGCCGGTGACCGACGTCGACGCCGTGCGGGCGGCGATCAGGCCGGGCGTGACCCGGATGGTCTGGGTGGAGACGCCGACCAACCCGCTGCTGTCGATCGGCGACATCGAGGCACTGGCCGCGGTGGCCCACGACGCCGGGGCGCTGCTCGTCGTCGACAACACCTTCGCGTCGTCGTACCTCCAGCAGCCGCTGGCCCTCGGCGCCGACGTGGTCGTGCACTCGACGACGAAGTACGCCGGCGGCCACTCCGACGTCGTCGGCGGTGCCCTCGTGGTCGACGACGACGCGCTGGCCGAGCGCATCGGGTTCCACCAGAACTCCATCGGCGGCGTCGCCGGCCCGTTCGACTCGTGGCTGGTGCTGCGCGGCCTCAAGACCCTCGCGCTGCGCATGGAGCGCCACAGCGACAACGCCGAGAAGGTCGCCGACTTCCTGAGCAGGCACCCGGCCGTCAGCCAGGTGATCTACCCCGGGCTCGCCGACCACCCGGGCCACGCCGTCGCGAGCCGGCAGATGAGGCGGTACGGCGGCATGGTCTCCTTCCGCGTCAAGGGCGGCGAGGAACAGGCGCTCGCGATCTGCGCGGCCACCAAGGTCTTCACCCTGGGGGAGTCGCTGGGAGGCGTCGAGTCGCTGATCGAGCACCCGGGCCGGATGACGCACGCCAGCGTCGCGGGCACCGACCTCGAGGTGCCGGCCGACCTGGTCCGGCTCAGCGTCGGCATCGAGACGTCCGAGGACCAGCTCGCCGACCTGGCCCGCGCACTGGAGACCACCGTCTAG
- a CDS encoding Fic family protein, producing the protein MVEYLDLEDLLALTEDLGAGPLRDAGLLEAAVARPRTTVFGDDAYPTLLDKAAALLHSIGRNHGLVDGNKRLAWLATDVFLRINGLVLVMPDDAAFDLVMAVADGSIDVTEIAAALDRALPKLE; encoded by the coding sequence ATGGTCGAGTACCTCGACCTGGAGGACCTTCTCGCGCTCACCGAGGACCTCGGGGCAGGACCGCTGCGCGACGCCGGATTGCTCGAGGCTGCCGTCGCCCGGCCGCGTACGACGGTCTTCGGTGACGATGCCTACCCGACCCTGCTCGACAAGGCGGCCGCGTTGTTGCACTCGATCGGCAGGAACCACGGACTGGTCGACGGCAACAAGCGCCTGGCCTGGTTGGCCACGGACGTCTTCCTACGGATCAACGGCCTTGTGCTGGTGATGCCCGATGACGCTGCCTTCGATCTCGTGATGGCGGTCGCCGACGGCTCCATCGATGTCACTGAGATCGCCGCGGCGCTCGACCGAGCCCTCCCGAAGCTTGAGTAG
- a CDS encoding ribbon-helix-helix protein, CopG family, with amino-acid sequence MAFTLRTDAELEAALAELAATQGLSKQEVVRRAVLDLHQRTQHKSRVAAASAASRERWGEVLDRLGSV; translated from the coding sequence ATGGCCTTCACCCTGCGGACCGACGCAGAGCTCGAGGCTGCTCTTGCGGAGCTCGCGGCCACGCAGGGCCTGTCCAAGCAGGAGGTCGTGCGTCGCGCGGTGCTCGACCTCCACCAGCGGACACAGCACAAGAGCCGGGTGGCCGCGGCATCAGCCGCGTCCCGTGAGCGCTGGGGTGAGGTGCTCGACCGACTTGGTTCCGTCTGA
- a CDS encoding DUF5995 family protein → MTALTRLLAAVVLPCVLALTAVAAPAPASAAGYDDDPDPLRGLLLPPLDAVVGLLAPIPVPATPYTGDVCVDGADACIDDVVARMQARLGGLASRCSHSAVFSLAYLRVTENVRDAVRSGYFDDRAWLNRVDAVFAQMYFDTTSRWASGDRTGIPAAWRIALQAEDDRAMSGLGNFLLAMNAHINSDFPHVLAAVGLSGPDGSHKVDHNRYNNRLDSLYAPVFAEEAARFDPTFDDIDAGTAEEAVAGVIMRGWREMVWRNAEALVLAKTPAARKLVEKEIELYSALQAQLIRTFFVAKPAKRDAWCATHGAA, encoded by the coding sequence GTGACCGCCCTCACCCGGCTCCTGGCCGCCGTCGTCCTGCCCTGCGTTCTCGCCCTCACCGCCGTCGCCGCCCCAGCGCCCGCCTCCGCCGCCGGGTACGACGACGACCCGGACCCGCTGCGTGGCCTGCTCCTGCCACCGCTGGACGCCGTGGTCGGGCTGCTGGCGCCGATCCCGGTGCCGGCGACGCCGTACACCGGGGACGTCTGCGTCGACGGCGCCGACGCCTGCATCGACGACGTGGTCGCGCGGATGCAGGCCCGGCTCGGCGGGCTCGCGAGCAGGTGCTCGCACAGCGCGGTCTTCTCGCTGGCGTACCTGCGGGTGACCGAGAACGTCCGCGATGCGGTGCGCAGCGGCTACTTCGACGACCGGGCCTGGCTGAACCGGGTCGACGCGGTGTTCGCGCAGATGTACTTCGACACGACGAGCAGGTGGGCCTCCGGCGACCGGACCGGCATCCCCGCGGCGTGGCGCATCGCGCTGCAGGCCGAGGACGACCGGGCGATGAGCGGCCTCGGCAACTTCCTGCTCGCCATGAACGCCCACATCAACAGCGACTTCCCCCACGTCCTCGCGGCGGTCGGCCTGAGCGGGCCGGACGGGAGCCACAAAGTGGACCACAACCGCTACAACAACCGCCTCGACAGCCTCTACGCCCCGGTCTTCGCCGAGGAGGCCGCCCGCTTCGACCCGACCTTCGACGACATCGACGCGGGCACCGCCGAGGAGGCGGTCGCGGGCGTCATCATGCGCGGCTGGCGGGAGATGGTGTGGCGCAACGCCGAGGCCCTGGTCCTCGCGAAGACCCCGGCCGCCCGCAAGCTGGTCGAGAAGGAGATCGAGCTCTACTCCGCGCTCCAGGCGCAGCTGATCCGTACCTTCTTCGTCGCGAAGCCGGCGAAGCGGGACGCGTGGTGCGCCACGCACGGCGCGGCCTGA
- the msrA gene encoding peptide-methionine (S)-S-oxide reductase MsrA: MFSRRKTELVDPAEALPGRSTPAFPLPARHEVLDAPLVTDEVPDGLEVAIFGLGCFWGAEEIYWQVPGVWSTSVGYAGGVSPNPTYEEVCSGRTGHTEAVRIVFDPDQVSYADLVKQFFVVHDPTQGMRQGNDVGTQYRSAIYYTTPEQEQTARELTKVYGDEIARRGYGDITTEIEPAGAYYYAEPHHQQYLHKVPNGYRCHANTGIAFPETV; encoded by the coding sequence ATGTTCTCCCGCCGCAAGACCGAGCTGGTCGACCCCGCCGAGGCACTGCCCGGCCGCAGCACCCCGGCGTTCCCCCTCCCCGCACGGCACGAGGTCCTCGACGCCCCCCTCGTCACCGACGAGGTCCCCGACGGCCTCGAGGTCGCGATCTTCGGTCTCGGCTGCTTCTGGGGCGCCGAGGAGATCTACTGGCAGGTCCCCGGCGTCTGGTCCACGTCGGTCGGATACGCCGGCGGGGTCAGCCCGAACCCGACGTACGAGGAGGTCTGCAGCGGGCGCACCGGCCACACCGAGGCCGTGCGCATCGTCTTCGACCCCGACCAGGTCTCCTACGCCGACCTGGTCAAGCAGTTCTTCGTCGTCCACGACCCCACCCAGGGCATGCGCCAGGGCAACGACGTCGGCACCCAGTACCGCTCGGCGATCTACTACACGACCCCCGAGCAGGAGCAGACCGCCCGCGAGCTGACCAAGGTGTACGGCGACGAGATCGCCCGCCGCGGCTACGGCGACATCACCACCGAGATCGAGCCCGCCGGTGCGTACTACTACGCCGAGCCGCACCACCAGCAGTACCTGCACAAGGTGCCCAACGGCTACCGCTGCCACGCCAACACCGGCATCGCGTTCCCGGAGACCGTCTGA
- a CDS encoding cytoplasmic protein: MAEDPVTSNPDHYAVVFENDRVRVLEYRDEPGARTTPHAHPDSVMYTLSSFRRRLVAGDQQREVEMTAGTVGWLPAQEHHGENIGDTPTHVLFVELKEPAAGTGDGNLGPAD, translated from the coding sequence ATGGCCGAGGACCCGGTGACGAGCAACCCGGACCACTACGCGGTGGTCTTCGAGAACGACCGCGTGCGGGTGCTGGAGTATCGCGACGAGCCGGGCGCGCGGACCACGCCGCACGCCCATCCGGACAGCGTGATGTACACGCTGTCGTCGTTCCGCCGGCGCCTGGTCGCGGGCGACCAGCAGCGCGAGGTGGAGATGACCGCGGGGACGGTGGGGTGGCTGCCGGCGCAGGAGCACCACGGGGAGAACATCGGGGACACCCCGACGCACGTGCTGTTCGTGGAGCTCAAGGAGCCTGCCGCGGGGACCGGCGACGGCAACCTCGGCCCCGCGGACTGA
- a CDS encoding AarF/ABC1/UbiB kinase family protein: MADLPRKAAARTARLAALPLGYAGRTALGFGKRLGGAPAEAVMSEIQQRTAEQLFKTLGELKGGAMKFGQALSVLESALPEEMAAPYREQLTRLQDSAPPMPTQTVRNMLAEDLGADWKERLVWLDGAPTAAASIGQVHEGRWYDGRRVAVKVQYPNAGEALMADLRTLARAARAIGPLIPGVDMKPLVEEVQARAREELDYDLEAEAQREFAQAFRDDAHIVVPDVVAVGPRVLVTEWLDSAGSLASIIADGTPEERDHYGEIFTRFLFSGPARTGLLHADPHPGNFRVIPDDDGTPGRIGVLDYGAVARLPQRGLPAPMGRLISHCAAGDGDALIAELRAEGFLKDRIRIEPELLMDYLAPFVDPTLVERFRFSREWMREQFQRINNPKDPAYTVSIKLNLPPSYVLIHRTWLGGVGVLSQLEAEAPFRAIMQEFLPGFTPA; encoded by the coding sequence ATGGCTGACCTTCCCCGGAAGGCCGCGGCGCGCACCGCGCGGCTCGCGGCGCTCCCCCTCGGGTACGCCGGCCGCACCGCCCTCGGCTTCGGCAAGCGGCTGGGCGGGGCGCCCGCCGAGGCGGTGATGAGCGAGATCCAGCAGCGGACGGCCGAACAGCTGTTCAAGACGCTGGGCGAGCTCAAGGGTGGCGCGATGAAGTTCGGTCAGGCGCTCAGCGTGCTCGAGTCGGCGCTGCCCGAGGAGATGGCGGCGCCGTACCGCGAACAGCTCACCCGCCTCCAGGACTCCGCGCCACCGATGCCCACCCAGACCGTGCGCAACATGCTCGCCGAGGACCTCGGCGCGGACTGGAAGGAGCGCCTGGTGTGGCTCGACGGGGCGCCGACCGCGGCCGCGAGCATCGGGCAGGTCCACGAGGGCCGGTGGTACGACGGCCGCCGGGTCGCGGTGAAGGTCCAGTACCCCAACGCCGGCGAGGCGCTGATGGCCGACCTGCGCACCCTGGCCCGCGCGGCGCGGGCGATCGGGCCGCTCATCCCCGGCGTCGACATGAAGCCGCTCGTCGAGGAGGTCCAGGCCCGGGCCCGCGAGGAGCTCGACTACGACCTCGAGGCCGAGGCGCAGCGCGAGTTCGCCCAGGCGTTCCGCGACGACGCGCACATCGTCGTCCCCGACGTCGTCGCCGTCGGCCCCCGCGTCCTGGTCACCGAGTGGCTCGACTCCGCGGGCTCGCTGGCGTCGATCATCGCCGACGGCACGCCGGAGGAGCGCGACCACTACGGCGAGATCTTCACGCGCTTCCTGTTCTCCGGACCCGCGCGCACCGGACTCCTCCACGCCGACCCGCACCCCGGGAACTTCCGGGTCATCCCCGACGACGACGGGACGCCCGGGCGGATCGGGGTGCTCGACTACGGCGCCGTGGCCCGGCTCCCCCAGCGCGGCCTGCCGGCGCCTATGGGCCGACTGATCAGCCACTGCGCGGCCGGTGACGGCGACGCGCTCATCGCCGAGCTGCGCGCGGAGGGCTTCCTCAAGGACCGGATCCGGATCGAGCCCGAGCTGCTCATGGACTACCTCGCGCCGTTCGTCGACCCGACCCTGGTCGAACGGTTCCGGTTCAGCCGCGAGTGGATGCGCGAGCAGTTCCAGCGGATCAACAACCCGAAGGACCCGGCCTACACGGTGAGCATCAAGCTGAACCTGCCGCCGTCGTACGTCCTCATCCACCGCACCTGGCTCGGCGGCGTCGGCGTCCTCAGCCAGCTCGAGGCCGAGGCGCCGTTCCGCGCGATCATGCAGGAGTTCCTGCCGGGCTTCACACCGGCCTAG